Within the Actinomycetota bacterium genome, the region GGAGCACGGCGAACGTCTGAGCAGTGAGGGGGACGGGGGAGAAGGGAAGGAGGACTTGGACCTGAGCCGCCAGTGCGATCAGGAGGCTGCCTCCGAGGATGAGGGCCACATCCCGCCACCCTCCTGCCGCGGGCCAAACGGCGTCGATCATCACACTCTGACGCGTACCGACACTGTCCATGACTGACACCTCTCTAGACAATGCCCCCTAACGGCCTCCAGCTAAGCTGGCCGGCAGGCGGAGCAAGCATCACCCGCTGCCCGGCCCGCCGGGTCAGTCGTAGATCCTGGTGACCTTCCAGGGCTTCAGCGAGTTGTTAGGCCGCTCGCAAGATGTGCACCATCGCCAGTCTACGGACGTGTGCCACCTCTGTGGTGCTGGATTTCACATGGCGGCGAAGCGTTACTTGTGGAGGAGAGCTGCGCCCCAGTGCCGGCGATCGAGCAAACGCCATGTTCAGCTGGAAGGAAGCGCTTTCTCCTCGACTGGGGAAGCCACGCGAGATTCGCCTTCCGCTCTCTCAAAGCACCCTTTGCCTATCGCCGCCCGCGGACTGTGGATCGGCAGCGCGATCCGAGCTGTGTCAGAGCAAATCGGCTGCAACGCCAGTGTTGGGCCGTCCGTTGCTCCAGAAACGATGGTCACCCCCAACTACTCGCCTACCTGTTCGCCTCGAACTCCAACTTCAATGGAATCACACGTCTCAGTGAGTCGCCCACAGGTGATGACCGCTCACATCGCTCGCGCAAGTGAGCAACCTGCTCAGTTGTTATGCCTGGCGCGGAGAGACGCACAGTGTAGGCAATCGCGTCGTATCCAGACCCTTGCGCACCGTCCAAACCCAAGTACGACTGCACGTTGAAATGCCCGGTGGCTTCCACTGAGAGGCTCTCGATCTTGAGGCCGAGGAATGAGGCGTGCATTGCCACCAAGTCCACGTCGCACGCGGCCAGCGTCGCGAGGAACATCTGCATCGGGTTGAGGTCGTCATCGCCGCCCATGTGGACGACCTTATTCTTGAACTCAACCCGTGAACGCGAGCCCCCGACCCAATTTGCGACCAGTGCAGGATTGCGATCTGCTTTCGTGAAGTCTTGCACGACCATATCTTTGAATCGCAGCATTTCGGTCACATTAACGCCGTTGAGTTCGATTTCTTCGTTCATGTCTGCTCCTTCAGCGAGTCGTGACGTGTGATGCCACTGCTGGCCCGCGGCACTGCGTTCATGAGCGGCCTAACGGCTTCGAGCTAAGCTGCCCGGCGGAAGTGGGCAACGGCCCCTGGACTCTAGGGCATGACGGCGGGCAAGACAAGCAGCCCCGAATGCCCAGCCCGCCGGGTCAGCTTCAGCGAGTTGTTCGGCGGCCAGAATACACAGGTGCTACCCAAGAAACGAGACTAGCTGTGCCGAGGTCGCGGAAGTGAAACGCAGACGGCCGTAGCGGCCATTCAGAGAGCAGACGTGGTCAGAGGTGTTCGGACGTCGTGCGGTCAAGGCGTCTGATCTCGGCGACGACATAATCGCTGTGAGGGCCAATGTGACCCTCGAGGTCGTCCCATCGTTCGGCTTGTTCGCCAACGTAGATCGCACGTGCACGAGCGAGAACCGGACGGTGTGTCTCGGGCAGCCGGTCGAGCGCCCAGTCTGCTGCGGCGCCCTTCGACCGAATGACGCCCGTCGCGACCGTGCTCCAGATGCGAGCGAGCGTCAGAATCACATTCCGTGTGTCGGACTCGATATCGCCTCGCAGCCTGTCGATGTCGCTTACCATCGCCCTGAGAAGGTCGTCGTTAGGCACGGGATCGAAGATCTCAGCGGGAGGCGGACCGAGAAGGGGCGAATTCGCCAGCATGACCATCGTGATCAGCGTAGCTAGATCAGGGTTCACGGTCGTCTGCCACGGCTCGACGTTGCCGCTCTCGAATTCACTCCGCAGCCAGTCTCCGTACTGGAAGTCGAAGCTCGCCGGATAGCGCCACGGCTTGACGTCGCGCTCGACCACGATCGTCAACTCGATGCGCCGCCACATCCCTTCCGGCGTCATCTGTCCCGACGCGGCGAGGAGACCACGGACGAGACGCTGCTTCTCCGTGCGCGTCGTCCGCCGCTTCGACACCACGAGCACGTCGAGGTCGCTCTCTGGTTGCAGGCCGCCGAGTACTGCCGACCCGAACAAGTAGGCGGCGACTGCATCCGAATCGAGTACGGAGCGGACGAGGCCCAAGGCACGATCAATCAGATGCTGGTCAGCGGCTTTGAGCACCTGAGAGCGACGCTCCTTCCAGCCACTCGCGCGGACCTGGAGTAATAGTGGTTCCCTAGCAA harbors:
- a CDS encoding aminoglycoside adenylyltransferase family protein, with the protein product MLKAADQHLIDRALGLVRSVLDSDAVAAYLFGSAVLGGLQPESDLDVLVVSKRRTTRTEKQRLVRGLLAASGQMTPEGMWRRIELTIVVERDVKPWRYPASFDFQYGDWLRSEFESGNVEPWQTTVNPDLATLITMVMLANSPLLGPPPAEIFDPVPNDDLLRAMVSDIDRLRGDIESDTRNVILTLARIWSTVATGVIRSKGAAADWALDRLPETHRPVLARARAIYVGEQAERWDDLEGHIGPHSDYVVAEIRRLDRTTSEHL
- a CDS encoding biotin transporter BioY, giving the protein MIDAVWPAAGGWRDVALILGGSLLIALAAQVQVLLPFSPVPLTAQTFAVL
- a CDS encoding OsmC family protein, which translates into the protein MNEEIELNGVNVTEMLRFKDMVVQDFTKADRNPALVANWVGGSRSRVEFKNKVVHMGGDDDLNPMQMFLATLAACDVDLVAMHASFLGLKIESLSVEATGHFNVQSYLGLDGAQGSGYDAIAYTVRLSAPGITTEQVAHLRERCERSSPVGDSLRRVIPLKLEFEANR